A genomic region of Caldicellulosiruptor acetigenus contains the following coding sequences:
- a CDS encoding elongator complex protein 3, with protein MKHRILPIFIPQYACPFNCIFCNQKTISGEKEEVSFDRIKRQIEQGLKINPDEDVELAYYGGNFTAIDIDFQKKLLELANSFERIKSIRISTRPDCIDEERLRLLKLYNVKTIELGIQSMFDDVLNACARGHTAQHSKNAMEMIKKFGFLLGVQVMVGLPKSTPEKDIETAKILTSFSPDIARIYPTLVIEGTYLAKMYQKGEYEPLSLYEAVVRCSQIKSIFIENGVNVIRIGLQPTEEINYNAKVLAGPFHPSFGELVDSEIIFRKVVERLQNQKFSKILFMIHPKNYSKFVGQKKSNITRFKQLFPHAEIKVLCSSEQVDRIKIITESNETVVDISRL; from the coding sequence GTGAAACATAGGATTTTACCCATATTTATTCCCCAGTATGCCTGTCCTTTTAACTGTATATTTTGCAATCAAAAAACAATATCTGGAGAAAAAGAAGAGGTAAGCTTTGATAGGATAAAAAGGCAGATTGAACAAGGACTGAAAATTAATCCAGATGAGGATGTTGAGCTTGCATATTATGGAGGAAATTTTACTGCCATAGATATAGATTTTCAAAAGAAATTGCTTGAACTTGCTAATAGTTTCGAGAGAATAAAGAGTATTCGGATTTCCACAAGGCCGGACTGTATTGATGAGGAGAGATTAAGATTATTAAAACTTTACAATGTGAAAACAATAGAACTTGGAATCCAAAGCATGTTTGACGATGTTTTAAATGCGTGTGCAAGAGGACACACCGCTCAGCATAGCAAAAATGCAATGGAAATGATAAAGAAGTTTGGGTTTTTACTCGGGGTTCAGGTTATGGTAGGGCTTCCAAAATCAACACCAGAGAAGGATATTGAAACGGCAAAAATATTGACCAGTTTTTCACCGGACATTGCAAGGATTTATCCAACTCTTGTCATAGAGGGTACTTATCTTGCAAAGATGTACCAAAAAGGAGAGTATGAGCCTCTTTCTTTATATGAGGCAGTAGTAAGATGTAGCCAGATAAAATCCATATTTATAGAAAATGGCGTAAATGTTATTAGAATTGGGCTTCAGCCAACAGAAGAGATAAATTACAATGCAAAAGTTTTGGCAGGACCTTTTCATCCTTCGTTTGGCGAGCTTGTAGACTCAGAGATAATATTCAGAAAGGTTGTAGAAAGATTACAAAACCAAAAGTTTTCTAAAATTTTGTTTATGATACATCCTAAGAACTACTCAAAGTTTGTGGGACAGAAAAAAAGCAATATTACAAGGTTTAAACAACTTTTTCCCCATGCTGAAATTAAAGTGTTATGTAGCAGTGAGCAGGTTGACAGGATAAAGATAATTACAGAATCTAATGAGACAGTAGTTGATATTAGTCGACTTTGA
- the rnc gene encoding ribonuclease III has translation MEEIEKALGYNFKDKDLLRLALTHKSATHSNKNCYERFEFLGDAALELAVSKYLFVHFPELSEGELTNIRAAVVCSQTLSKVAEKLNLKNHIIFGKREKMEKFQENKSILADVLEAIFGAIFIESGFDIVEKIIVNLLKPYIQKAVAGKLFYDYKTKLQEIVQREGNKKIVYKDCEIIEKKYFKSELFIEGKKVSEGYGTSKKEAQQDAAYKFLLEMGEQEE, from the coding sequence ATGGAAGAAATAGAGAAGGCTTTAGGATACAACTTCAAGGATAAAGATTTGTTGAGACTTGCGCTTACTCACAAGTCGGCAACACACAGCAACAAAAACTGCTATGAAAGGTTTGAATTTCTTGGTGATGCAGCTTTAGAACTTGCTGTGAGCAAGTATTTGTTTGTCCACTTTCCTGAGCTTTCTGAAGGTGAACTTACAAATATAAGAGCCGCAGTTGTGTGTAGTCAGACGTTATCTAAGGTTGCAGAAAAGCTGAATCTTAAAAATCATATAATCTTTGGAAAACGAGAAAAAATGGAAAAATTTCAAGAGAATAAATCAATTTTAGCAGATGTACTTGAAGCTATTTTTGGAGCAATTTTTATTGAATCTGGCTTTGATATAGTTGAGAAGATTATTGTTAACCTGCTTAAACCTTACATTCAAAAAGCTGTAGCAGGCAAGCTTTTTTACGATTACAAGACAAAGCTTCAAGAGATTGTACAAAGAGAAGGAAATAAAAAGATTGTGTACAAAGATTGTGAAATAATTGAAAAGAAATATTTCAAGTCAGAGCTTTTCATTGAAGGAAAAAAGGTCTCTGAAGGATACGGAACTTCAAAAAAAGAAGCTCAGCAGGATGCAGCATATAAATTCTTGCTTGAAATGGGGGAGCAAGAGGAGTGA
- the fabF gene encoding beta-ketoacyl-ACP synthase II, which yields MQRRVVITGLGVISSLGFDIDTFWNSLKSGKNGIKVVEKFDISNFPTKVAAEIVDFDPTNYIDKKESRRMDRFTHFALAATKLALEDSKLDLENIDKTKVGVVIGSGIGGIETLEEQANILREKGPSRVSPFFVPMMIANIAAGHIAITYGFKGVNETIVTACASSAHAIGEAFRMIQREDADVIVTGGSEAAITPLSFAGFCAMKAMSTNPDPNSACRPFDKDRDGFVMGEGGAILILEELEHAKKRGAKIYAEVVGYGASDDAYHITAPDPEGEGPMLAMQKAIKDAGIAPEKIDYINAHGTSTPYNDKFETLAIKKVFGEHAYKLSISSTKSMTGHWLGAAGAVETLITALAIYNQFVPPTINYATKDEECDLDYTVNQGKERPIEYAMTNSFGFGGHNAVLVLKKYQE from the coding sequence ATGCAAAGAAGAGTTGTAATAACTGGGCTGGGAGTTATATCCTCTTTGGGATTTGATATAGATACATTTTGGAATTCTCTCAAGAGCGGAAAGAATGGGATAAAGGTTGTAGAGAAATTTGACATCTCAAACTTTCCTACAAAGGTTGCGGCAGAGATAGTAGACTTTGACCCTACAAATTACATAGACAAAAAAGAATCGCGAAGAATGGATAGGTTCACACACTTTGCTTTAGCGGCAACAAAACTTGCACTTGAAGATAGCAAACTTGATTTAGAAAACATTGACAAGACAAAAGTTGGAGTGGTAATAGGAAGTGGCATTGGGGGAATTGAGACATTAGAAGAACAGGCAAATATCTTGAGAGAAAAAGGGCCATCGAGGGTAAGTCCGTTCTTTGTTCCAATGATGATAGCAAATATTGCAGCAGGACACATTGCAATAACGTATGGGTTCAAAGGTGTAAATGAGACAATTGTCACAGCATGTGCCTCATCTGCACATGCAATTGGAGAAGCATTTAGAATGATTCAGCGAGAGGACGCTGATGTGATAGTCACTGGCGGGTCTGAGGCAGCAATCACGCCACTTTCGTTTGCAGGTTTTTGTGCTATGAAGGCAATGTCAACAAACCCTGACCCGAATTCAGCCTGCAGACCGTTTGATAAAGACAGGGACGGTTTTGTAATGGGCGAAGGTGGAGCGATTCTCATCTTAGAAGAGCTTGAACATGCCAAAAAGCGAGGAGCTAAAATATATGCAGAGGTTGTGGGATATGGTGCATCAGATGATGCATATCACATTACAGCGCCTGATCCAGAAGGAGAAGGGCCTATGCTTGCAATGCAAAAGGCAATAAAAGATGCAGGAATTGCTCCTGAGAAAATAGATTATATAAACGCTCACGGCACATCCACACCTTACAACGATAAATTTGAAACCCTTGCAATTAAGAAGGTGTTCGGAGAACATGCATATAAACTTTCAATAAGCTCTACAAAGTCCATGACAGGTCACTGGCTTGGCGCTGCAGGTGCAGTGGAAACATTGATAACTGCATTGGCAATATATAACCAGTTTGTTCCACCAACAATTAATTATGCAACCAAAGATGAAGAGTGCGATTTGGATTATACTGTTAATCAGGGTAAAGAAAGGCCTATAGAGTATGCTATGACAAACTCTTTTGGTTTTGGAGGTCACAACGCAGTTCTTGTTTTAAAAAAATACCAAGAATAG
- a CDS encoding acyl carrier protein: MNSEIFEKVKKIIADKLDIEEDKITPESSFLDDLGADSLDIVELIMELEEEFGIEIPDEDAEKIRTVADAVKYIEEHQ; this comes from the coding sequence GTGAATAGCGAAATTTTTGAAAAGGTAAAAAAAATCATAGCAGACAAACTTGACATTGAAGAAGACAAGATAACACCTGAATCTTCTTTCTTGGACGACCTTGGTGCAGACTCACTGGACATTGTTGAGCTTATCATGGAACTTGAAGAAGAGTTTGGCATTGAAATTCCGGATGAGGATGCAGAAAAGATTAGAACAGTTGCAGATGCGGTAAAATATATTGAAGAGCATCAATAA
- the fabG gene encoding 3-oxoacyl-[acyl-carrier-protein] reductase, with protein MELLKDKVALITGASRGIGRAIALKFAQNGANVIINYSSSQSQAEELKEEIEKIGTKAMIIKCDVSNADEVSQMFSQVEKEFGRLDILVNNAGITKDGLILRMNEEDFDKVIAINLKGAFLCARAAAKMMVKQRSGNIINISSVVGIAGNIGQANYAASKAGIIGLTKSLAKELASRNIRVNAIAPGFIKTDMTEVLSDKVKEVMLSSIPLGRFGEADEVANVALFLASNLSSYITGQVIVVDGGMIM; from the coding sequence ATGGAACTTTTGAAAGATAAAGTGGCGCTCATCACGGGTGCATCACGTGGAATTGGAAGAGCAATTGCTTTAAAGTTTGCTCAAAACGGAGCGAATGTAATTATTAACTATTCGTCGAGTCAGTCCCAAGCAGAAGAATTAAAAGAAGAGATAGAGAAAATAGGAACAAAAGCAATGATAATAAAATGTGATGTTTCAAATGCAGATGAGGTAAGTCAGATGTTCTCACAGGTGGAAAAGGAGTTTGGAAGGCTTGATATACTTGTTAACAATGCCGGAATTACAAAAGATGGACTAATTCTTAGAATGAATGAGGAAGACTTTGATAAGGTTATTGCAATAAACCTAAAAGGAGCGTTTTTGTGTGCAAGAGCAGCTGCCAAAATGATGGTAAAACAGCGATCTGGCAATATAATTAATATATCCTCTGTTGTAGGAATTGCGGGCAATATTGGTCAGGCAAATTATGCAGCGTCCAAAGCAGGAATAATAGGTCTTACAAAATCTCTTGCAAAAGAACTTGCGTCCCGAAATATCAGGGTAAATGCAATAGCACCAGGCTTTATTAAAACTGACATGACAGAGGTTTTAAGTGACAAGGTGAAAGAGGTCATGCTTTCTTCCATCCCACTGGGTAGATTTGGCGAGGCTGATGAGGTAGCAAATGTAGCACTTTTCCTTGCATCTAATCTTTCGTCCTATATTACAGGGCAAGTTATTGTTGTTGACGGTGGGATGATTATGTAA
- the fabD gene encoding ACP S-malonyltransferase, producing MGKLAVMFPGQGAQFVGMGYDFYQNFDASKRIFDLANEALDFDLKNIVFNGPEEELKLTRITQPAILTTSVAIYEAVKERLEPKAVFGQSLGEYSALVVSGCIDFKTAVWLVSKRGEYMQNEVPEGVGAMAAILGLSVEDIKQVCRIAKEKGVVEISNINSTEQTVISGEKQAVYFAMEIAKQKGAKRCVELNVSAPFHCSLIKGAGEKLKKHLLEIDIKEPQIPVVSNVTADYMKKEDIVDLLEKQVYTTVNFLGCVNRLLEDGFDTFVEIGPGTTLSGLVKKIKKDVKIVNINKVEDMNNL from the coding sequence GTGGGGAAATTGGCAGTCATGTTCCCTGGTCAAGGTGCGCAGTTTGTTGGCATGGGTTATGATTTTTACCAGAATTTTGACGCTTCTAAAAGAATTTTTGATTTAGCAAATGAAGCTTTGGATTTCGATTTGAAAAACATTGTTTTCAATGGTCCGGAAGAGGAGCTAAAACTTACAAGAATAACTCAGCCTGCGATTCTTACAACCTCAGTTGCAATATATGAAGCTGTTAAAGAAAGACTTGAACCTAAAGCTGTATTTGGTCAGAGCTTAGGAGAGTACTCTGCGCTTGTTGTGTCTGGTTGTATTGATTTTAAAACTGCTGTGTGGCTTGTCTCAAAAAGAGGAGAGTATATGCAAAATGAAGTGCCTGAAGGAGTAGGAGCGATGGCAGCGATTTTAGGCTTGTCAGTAGAAGATATAAAACAAGTCTGTAGAATAGCAAAAGAGAAGGGAGTTGTTGAAATTTCAAACATCAACTCTACTGAACAGACAGTGATTTCCGGAGAAAAACAAGCTGTGTATTTTGCAATGGAGATTGCAAAGCAAAAGGGAGCAAAAAGATGTGTGGAACTTAACGTGTCTGCCCCATTTCACTGCAGCCTTATAAAAGGCGCAGGAGAGAAACTAAAAAAACACTTATTAGAAATTGATATAAAAGAACCTCAAATCCCTGTTGTATCAAATGTTACAGCAGATTATATGAAAAAAGAGGATATAGTAGACCTTTTAGAAAAACAGGTTTATACTACTGTAAACTTTCTTGGATGTGTAAACAGGCTTTTGGAAGATGGGTTTGATACGTTTGTAGAAATAGGACCTGGAACCACTTTGAGCGGTCTTGTAAAGAAAATAAAAAAGGATGTGAAAATTGTAAACATTAACAAGGTTGAAGACATGAATAATCTTTAA
- a CDS encoding beta-ketoacyl-ACP synthase III, whose product MKQNVKILSTGRFVPEKILSNYDLEKMVETSDEWITQRTGIKERRIVDGRTSTTDLAVQAARNAMQKSGISPDEIELVIVATVTPEMFFPSTACLVQKELKLKNAFAFDISAACSGFIYGMAVATQFIQNGFCKTALVIGAEALSKITNWSDRSTCVLFGDGAGAAILTASSEEGILGFELGSDGENGLLLYCHAFGLSDLSYSQFKDMPNFRKIYMDGNEVYKFAVKIMPYAVEKVLEKVGLSSSDIDVFIPHQANIRIIESAAKRLKIPMEKVFVNLHKYGNTSAASIPIALDEAIEEGRIKKGDRIVLVGFGGGLTWASCAVKWI is encoded by the coding sequence ATGAAACAAAACGTCAAGATTCTTTCAACAGGGAGATTTGTGCCTGAGAAAATTCTTTCTAACTATGATTTAGAAAAGATGGTTGAAACATCTGATGAATGGATAACCCAGCGGACAGGTATAAAAGAAAGAAGAATAGTTGACGGCAGAACCTCAACCACCGATTTAGCAGTCCAGGCGGCAAGAAATGCCATGCAAAAGTCAGGAATTTCACCGGATGAGATTGAGCTTGTGATTGTTGCAACAGTAACACCCGAGATGTTTTTTCCATCAACAGCATGCCTTGTTCAAAAGGAGTTAAAGCTTAAAAATGCGTTTGCCTTTGACATATCCGCAGCATGTTCAGGTTTTATATATGGAATGGCAGTTGCTACTCAATTTATACAAAACGGCTTTTGCAAAACTGCTCTTGTGATAGGCGCAGAAGCACTCTCTAAGATAACCAACTGGTCTGACAGGTCAACCTGTGTGCTTTTTGGTGATGGAGCAGGTGCTGCAATTTTGACAGCTTCAAGCGAAGAAGGTATTTTAGGCTTTGAGCTTGGAAGTGATGGTGAAAACGGGCTTTTACTTTACTGTCATGCTTTTGGGCTCAGTGACTTGAGCTATTCTCAATTTAAAGATATGCCAAACTTCAGAAAAATCTATATGGATGGAAATGAGGTTTACAAATTTGCTGTTAAAATAATGCCATACGCAGTTGAAAAAGTTTTAGAAAAGGTTGGTCTTTCTTCTTCAGATATAGATGTTTTTATCCCGCATCAAGCAAATATAAGAATAATTGAAAGTGCTGCAAAGAGGCTCAAAATTCCGATGGAAAAGGTGTTTGTTAACCTGCACAAGTATGGTAACACATCTGCTGCATCAATCCCAATTGCACTTGATGAGGCAATAGAAGAAGGAAGGATAAAAAAAGGGGATAGGATTGTTCTTGTTGGGTTTGGTGGAGGCCTTACATGGGCATCTTGTGCTGTTAAATGGATATAG
- the plsX gene encoding phosphate acyltransferase PlsX, translating into MRIGIDAMGGDNAPHAVIEGVALYLNQNQDDEIVIFGDRDIIEKECAQKIKQLNKVEIVDCKEKIEFEDEPVKAIRQKKGSSIVVGLQYLKEGKIDAFVSAGSTGALMAGGLLIVGRIKGIDRPALTTRLPYKDGQYLLIDVGSNTDCRPINILQFAQMATVYVSKVLGKKNPTVGLLNIGTEENKGNDLSKQSYELLKGARNINFVGNVEARILPFSPPDIVVCDGFVGNIVLKLTEGMGLLFFDILKDIAKSSFRAKIGGLLLKPYLKRLKGKYDYKEVGGAPLLGIDGIIVKCHGSSDSQAIFSGIHQAKSFYENNILALLKEEITAESEV; encoded by the coding sequence ATGAGGATTGGTATTGATGCAATGGGCGGTGACAACGCACCACATGCAGTTATAGAGGGCGTTGCACTTTATTTAAATCAAAACCAGGATGATGAAATAGTAATTTTTGGAGATAGGGACATTATTGAAAAAGAGTGTGCTCAAAAAATAAAACAGCTAAATAAAGTAGAAATAGTAGATTGCAAGGAAAAAATAGAATTTGAAGATGAGCCAGTAAAGGCAATAAGGCAAAAGAAAGGTTCTTCTATTGTAGTGGGTTTGCAGTACTTGAAAGAAGGCAAGATTGACGCTTTTGTATCAGCAGGAAGTACTGGTGCTTTAATGGCAGGTGGGCTTTTGATTGTGGGAAGAATCAAAGGGATAGACAGACCTGCGTTGACAACCCGGCTTCCTTACAAAGACGGGCAGTACCTTTTAATTGATGTTGGGTCTAACACAGACTGCAGACCAATAAATATCCTGCAGTTTGCTCAGATGGCAACAGTGTATGTAAGCAAGGTGCTTGGCAAGAAAAACCCGACAGTTGGGCTTTTGAATATAGGCACAGAAGAAAATAAAGGTAATGACCTTTCAAAACAGTCATATGAGCTTTTAAAAGGTGCAAGAAACATAAACTTTGTAGGAAATGTTGAGGCAAGAATTTTGCCATTTTCACCACCTGATATAGTTGTATGTGATGGATTTGTTGGCAATATAGTTTTGAAGCTCACAGAGGGAATGGGACTTTTGTTTTTTGATATCCTGAAAGATATTGCAAAATCAAGTTTTAGAGCAAAGATTGGAGGACTTTTGTTAAAACCATACCTCAAGAGGTTAAAAGGTAAATACGATTACAAGGAAGTAGGAGGAGCTCCTCTTTTAGGAATAGATGGAATAATAGTTAAATGTCATGGTTCATCAGACAGCCAGGCAATTTTCAGCGGAATACATCAAGCAAAGTCTTTTTATGAGAATAACATATTAGCATTACTTAAAGAAGAAATCACAGCCGAAAGCGAGGTCTAA
- the fapR gene encoding transcription factor FapR has protein sequence MMAKLSRRERHRLLLQRIKENPFITDEELAQEFGCSVQTIRLDRAILDIKEVRERIKEMAKESISKLKTISPRDVVGEIIDIELENFAIAMFEPELWMTFTNSNMVKGQYIYAFAESVAMSVIDAKAALIGVANIKYKTPVFANDRLVARAELKKKRNNKYIVWVFIKRNNEEVFRGKFILVALNEETNLPQ, from the coding sequence ATTATGGCAAAGCTATCAAGGAGAGAAAGACACAGGCTTTTGCTTCAAAGAATTAAAGAGAATCCTTTTATAACAGATGAAGAATTGGCGCAGGAATTTGGATGTTCTGTTCAGACAATAAGGCTTGATAGAGCAATACTGGACATTAAAGAAGTCAGAGAAAGAATAAAAGAGATGGCAAAAGAAAGCATATCTAAACTCAAGACAATCTCACCGCGAGATGTTGTGGGCGAGATTATTGACATAGAGCTTGAGAATTTTGCCATTGCAATGTTTGAACCGGAGCTTTGGATGACATTTACCAATAGTAATATGGTCAAGGGCCAGTACATCTATGCTTTTGCTGAGTCGGTTGCGATGTCTGTTATTGATGCAAAAGCAGCGTTGATTGGTGTGGCAAATATAAAGTATAAAACACCAGTTTTTGCAAATGATAGGCTTGTCGCAAGAGCTGAGCTGAAAAAGAAAAGGAACAATAAATATATAGTGTGGGTATTTATCAAGAGAAATAATGAAGAGGTTTTCAGGGGCAAATTTATTCTTGTTGCTTTAAATGAAGAGACTAATTTACCGCAATAG
- the galU gene encoding UTP--glucose-1-phosphate uridylyltransferase GalU — protein sequence MRRLIKKAIIPAAGLGTRFLPATKAQPKEMLPIVDKPTIQYIVEEALESGIESILIVTGRGKRAIEDHFDKSFELEVALENKKDYDNLQLIRKIADYNVHYIRQKEPRGLGDAVYCARLFIDNEPFAVLLGDDIIISEKPCLKQLIEVYEEYRTTILGVQKVPEDDVSKYGIVAGKQIEERIYKVKDLVEKPKKEEAPSNIAVLGRYIITPEILNILQHTKEGVGGEIQLTDALRELSKKEAMYAYEFEGKRYDVGNKLGFLQATVEIALSREDIGKDFYNYLVTLVNAKNYKEKLNELDKI from the coding sequence GTGAGAAGGCTTATCAAAAAAGCAATTATTCCTGCGGCAGGACTTGGAACAAGGTTTTTGCCGGCAACAAAAGCACAGCCCAAAGAGATGCTTCCTATTGTGGACAAGCCAACAATTCAATACATAGTTGAAGAGGCGTTAGAATCGGGGATAGAGAGCATTTTGATTGTCACAGGGCGTGGCAAAAGAGCAATTGAGGACCATTTTGACAAGTCTTTTGAGCTTGAGGTTGCGCTCGAAAACAAAAAGGATTATGACAATCTTCAATTGATAAGAAAGATAGCAGATTACAATGTTCATTACATACGTCAAAAAGAGCCAAGAGGGCTTGGAGATGCAGTGTATTGTGCAAGACTTTTTATCGACAATGAACCTTTCGCAGTTTTGCTTGGAGATGACATCATCATTTCTGAAAAGCCATGTTTAAAACAGCTGATAGAGGTGTATGAAGAGTACAGGACAACCATCTTGGGTGTGCAAAAAGTACCAGAGGATGATGTTAGCAAGTACGGAATTGTTGCAGGAAAACAGATAGAAGAGAGAATTTACAAGGTAAAAGACCTTGTCGAAAAGCCAAAAAAGGAAGAAGCACCTTCGAATATTGCTGTGCTTGGAAGATATATCATAACTCCGGAGATATTAAATATTCTACAACATACAAAAGAAGGCGTTGGTGGCGAGATTCAATTGACTGATGCTTTAAGAGAGTTATCAAAAAAAGAGGCTATGTATGCTTATGAGTTTGAAGGGAAAAGATATGATGTTGGCAATAAACTTGGATTTTTGCAGGCAACAGTCGAAATTGCTCTTTCAAGGGAAGACATTGGCAAAGATTTTTATAACTATCTTGTTACTCTTGTAAATGCTAAGAATTATAAAGAAAAGCTGAATGAGTTAGATAAGATTTAA
- a CDS encoding WG repeat-containing protein: MQNGKCGYIDKTGKFVIKPQFNGVGDFSEGLAAVFCEQNGKWGYIDKTGKFVIKPQFDDAGNFFEGLAAVKQNGKWGYIDKTGKFVIKPQFDDAGDFSEGLAVVRQNGKYGYIDKTGKIVVKPQFDNVWPFSEGLAAVQQNDKWGFIDKTDKFVIKPQFDDIWWVFSEGLVAVKQNGKWGFIDKTGKFVIKPQFDDINVVNPPSAKHIYRFSEGSALVYQNAKWGFIIKLK; the protein is encoded by the coding sequence GTGCAGAATGGGAAATGTGGCTATATAGACAAAACAGGAAAGTTTGTGATTAAACCTCAATTCAATGGGGTTGGGGATTTTTCAGAAGGATTAGCAGCAGTTTTTTGTGAACAGAATGGTAAATGGGGCTATATAGACAAGACAGGTAAATTTGTTATTAAACCTCAATTCGATGATGCTGGGAATTTTTTTGAAGGTTTAGCGGCAGTTAAGCAGAATGGTAAATGGGGCTATATAGACAAGACAGGCAAATTTGTTATTAAACCTCAATTCGATGATGCTGGGGACTTTTCAGAAGGTTTAGCGGTAGTTAGGCAGAATGGGAAATATGGCTATATAGACAAAACAGGCAAGATTGTTGTTAAACCTCAGTTTGATAATGTTTGGCCTTTTTCAGAAGGATTAGCAGCAGTTCAGCAAAATGACAAATGGGGCTTTATAGACAAGACCGATAAGTTTGTAATTAAGCCTCAGTTTGATGATATTTGGTGGGTTTTTTCAGAAGGATTAGTGGCAGTTAAGCAGAACGGCAAATGGGGCTTTATAGACAAGACAGGCAAGTTTGTAATTAAACCTCAATTCGATGATATTAATGTTGTTAATCCTCCTTCTGCTAAGCATATTTATCGTTTTTCAGAAGGTTCAGCACTGGTTTATCAAAATGCCAAATGGGGCTTTATAATCAAACTCAAATAA
- a CDS encoding transposase: MFNTKPKQLSFLDLFSHLKASALYKPESLLGLFNKFIDLSNYIPSSFYNAYYKHFGKHRCFSLESMLLCFFVQKLLKLNTLTQLRAVLLNSYELRSFCNLNGNVPSISTFSRFRKVFNSEILKLFQNISIHAHNISIQQCPELASILIFDTTGIVPKVRENNPKFIQSLLKNTSKANPDLSSDKIYSLVYSSLPKTANANSNIRLMFVNGHFCWTLKFAVITNALGIPLALLPLFDSDSTSSDPIEHKSICDSKALIPSLEILFSYIPKNFSTFIADSALDSYNIYSTLKNTFNFSKIVIPLNTRASKNTTPTSDPNIVISEDGVPICKKVDKPFKPEGKCQGKNRSVRFKWTCPMSSYKDGKRTCSCPQPCTTSKSGRMFYTYPDDFRSFPGLSRNSQEFLDLYHKRVAVEQTIYHLKSYMGSDTICTYDHISIFSDFLLSAITFSLLFILAHNIKLYCSKLTIKKLNKLKKLIA, encoded by the coding sequence ATGTTCAACACTAAACCTAAACAACTTTCTTTCCTAGATCTATTCTCCCACCTAAAGGCTTCGGCTCTCTACAAGCCTGAAAGCCTTTTGGGCTTGTTCAATAAATTCATCGACTTATCAAACTACATACCTTCTTCTTTCTACAATGCTTACTATAAACACTTTGGCAAGCATAGATGCTTCTCATTAGAATCTATGCTCCTGTGCTTCTTTGTCCAAAAATTACTCAAACTCAATACCCTTACTCAGCTTCGGGCTGTTCTTCTTAACTCCTATGAACTTCGTTCTTTCTGTAACCTAAATGGCAATGTTCCTTCTATTTCTACTTTCTCACGTTTCAGAAAAGTCTTTAACAGCGAAATACTTAAACTTTTCCAAAATATCTCTATCCATGCACACAATATCTCTATCCAACAATGCCCTGAACTTGCTTCAATCTTAATCTTCGATACAACCGGTATTGTCCCAAAGGTTCGTGAAAACAACCCTAAATTCATTCAATCACTCTTGAAAAATACCTCAAAAGCTAACCCCGATCTGTCCTCTGACAAAATCTATTCTCTCGTTTATTCCTCTTTGCCTAAAACTGCTAATGCTAATTCTAATATCCGCCTTATGTTCGTAAATGGCCATTTTTGCTGGACTTTAAAATTTGCTGTCATTACAAATGCTCTTGGTATACCCTTAGCTTTATTACCTCTGTTTGACTCTGATTCTACTTCTTCTGACCCTATAGAGCATAAAAGTATCTGCGACTCTAAAGCTTTAATTCCTTCACTCGAAATTTTATTCTCTTATATCCCCAAAAATTTCTCCACTTTCATTGCTGACAGCGCCTTGGATTCATATAACATCTACTCCACTTTAAAAAACACCTTCAACTTCTCCAAAATCGTTATTCCTCTAAATACAAGAGCCTCTAAAAATACTACACCTACTTCAGACCCCAACATCGTTATTTCTGAAGATGGTGTCCCTATCTGCAAAAAGGTCGATAAACCTTTTAAACCTGAAGGCAAATGTCAGGGTAAAAATCGTTCTGTGCGTTTTAAATGGACTTGCCCTATGTCTTCTTATAAAGATGGCAAACGTACCTGCTCTTGCCCTCAGCCTTGTACTACCTCCAAATCAGGTAGAATGTTCTACACTTACCCTGACGATTTTCGGTCTTTCCCAGGTTTGAGCAGAAATTCTCAAGAGTTTTTAGACCTCTACCACAAACGTGTCGCTGTGGAGCAGACTATTTACCATCTAAAATCCTACATGGGTTCTGATACCATCTGCACTTATGACCATATTTCTATTTTCTCTGATTTCTTGCTCTCTGCCATTACTTTTTCGCTCTTATTTATTCTCGCTCACAATATTAAGCTTTATTGTTCTAAATTGACTATTAAAAAACTGAACAAACTTAAAAAACTTATCGCTTAA